A stretch of the Metopolophium dirhodum isolate CAU chromosome 8, ASM1992520v1, whole genome shotgun sequence genome encodes the following:
- the LOC132950308 gene encoding protein PRRC1-like, which yields MDGSTTSPTRKMSKADQLLSKLPPPTLLPSFVTDALNEPRPAQSNPVLNATDVTSQNFHTPMFSPVITSKNEENVELPTSPSNEAVADKAVKSEQSSSKADLFNWMKGSSSSIFSMVAEKAKNSVDAVLTTLDPQMKDTLNPNTFDSTDIVVASEKEIVVSAVREGFQKVFGKAVVRGLEAPDQPFAAQLVGFSAASKATRYCIDSVRLHVVKGPVISFERFIVEPIESKWYEFGLMKLNDMERNIDLEVYTQSVPVPAAIVGLISDDTPKDYEHISTGFSIPVAHFMASNLKVHPSEWQEVMTGVSQRSSLLAASVSLASAYKIALE from the exons ATGGACGGATCGACAACGA GTCCCACGAGAAAAATGTCAAAAGCCGATCAGCTCCTGTCGAAGCTACCACCGCCGACACTGTTGCCTAGTTTTGTCACAGACGCTCTGAATG AGCCCAGACCTGCCCAATCCAACCCAGTGTTGAACGCGACAGACGTGACTAGTCAAAACTTTCACACTCCAATGTTTTC GCCCGTAATAACCAGTAAAAATGAAGAGAATGTGGAATTGCCCACGAGTCCTTCCAATGAAGCAGTCGCTGATAAAGCTGTTAAAAGTGAACAGTCATCGAGCAAAGCGGATTTGTTTAACTGGATGAAGGGCAGTAGCTCTAGTATTTTTTCAATGGTTGCCGAAAAAGCAAAGAATTCGGTGGACGCAGTACTCACAACATTAGACCCGCAAATGAAAGATACATTAAATC CCAATACTTTTGATAGCACCGATATTGTCGTTGCTTCCGAAAAAGAAATTGTCGTCAGTGCAGTAAGAGAAGGTTTTCAAAAAGTTTTTGGAAAGGCAGTCGTCAG aggACTTGAAGCACCAGATCAACCATTTGCTGCACAGTTAGTTGGATTTTCTGCCGCATCCAAAGCCACAAGATATTGCATTGATTCCGTTAGATTACATGTGGTAAAAGGTCCTGTCATTTCCTTTGAAAGATTTATTGTAGAACCAATAGAATCCAA ATGGTACGAATTTGGTCTTATGAAACTTAATGACATGGAACGAAATATAGATTTAGAAGTGTACACCCAAAGCGTTCCTGTACCGGCGGCAATTGTTGGATTGATAAGTGACGATACGCCCAAAGATTATGAACACATCTCAACCGGATTCAGTATACCAGTCGCACATTTCATGGCCAGCAACCTAAAA GTACATCCATCTGAGTGGCAAGAAGTAATGACTGGTGTGAGCCAACGTTCATCTTTATTAGCTGCTTCAGTATCTTTGGCCTCGGCGTACAAAATTGCACTGGAATGA